One stretch of Pedobacter riviphilus DNA includes these proteins:
- a CDS encoding NADH:flavin oxidoreductase/NADH oxidase — protein sequence MSKLFSPFTIKDVTLKNRIVISPMCQYSAVDGFANDWHLVHLGSRAVGGAGLIIQEASAVTADGRITYADLGIWKDEHVEKLKQIVSFIHNNGAIAGVQLAHAGRKASCEVPWNGGEQLAAGENSWKPVAPSPISFKPGQVEPHELTISEIQDIVFAFRAAAKRALDAGYKVVEIHAAHGYLLHQFFSPLSNKRTDVYGGSFENRIRLVIDVVEAVQSVWPENLPLFVRISATDWTEGGWNENDSLQLVAVLKDRGVDLIDTSSGGNVPDAFIPAGPNYQVPFADKIRNEIGIYTGAVGVIVEAQQAEEILEQGKADLIFIARESLRDAYFPTHAAQVLGDDTEWPNQYVRAKRDTFKK from the coding sequence ATGTCTAAATTATTTTCTCCTTTTACCATAAAGGATGTAACCTTAAAAAATAGAATTGTTATTTCACCCATGTGCCAATATTCTGCTGTTGATGGCTTTGCCAACGATTGGCACCTGGTGCATTTAGGAAGCCGTGCCGTTGGTGGTGCAGGTTTAATTATCCAGGAAGCTTCTGCAGTAACAGCCGATGGGAGAATTACCTATGCTGATTTAGGTATCTGGAAAGATGAACATGTAGAAAAACTGAAACAGATAGTTTCTTTTATTCATAATAATGGTGCTATCGCTGGCGTCCAATTGGCACATGCAGGTAGAAAAGCCAGTTGCGAAGTGCCCTGGAATGGCGGCGAGCAGTTAGCTGCAGGTGAAAATAGCTGGAAACCAGTTGCACCATCTCCAATTTCTTTTAAGCCAGGACAGGTTGAACCGCATGAATTAACGATTTCAGAAATTCAGGATATTGTTTTTGCTTTCAGAGCGGCGGCAAAACGGGCCCTTGATGCCGGCTATAAAGTAGTAGAAATACATGCTGCACACGGTTATTTACTACATCAGTTTTTTAGTCCATTGAGCAATAAACGTACAGATGTTTATGGTGGAAGTTTCGAAAACCGGATTCGTTTGGTAATCGATGTGGTTGAAGCCGTACAATCGGTATGGCCAGAGAACTTGCCTTTATTTGTTCGCATTTCTGCAACGGACTGGACGGAAGGCGGCTGGAACGAGAACGATTCATTACAATTAGTGGCTGTGTTAAAAGATCGCGGTGTAGATTTAATTGATACCTCATCTGGAGGAAATGTACCTGATGCTTTTATTCCTGCAGGACCAAACTATCAGGTTCCTTTTGCTGATAAGATTAGAAATGAAATTGGGATTTATACAGGTGCAGTAGGTGTAATTGTTGAGGCGCAGCAGGCAGAAGAAATTTTGGAGCAGGGCAAAGCTGATTTGATTTTTATTGCCCGCGAATCGTTACGTGATGCTTATTTCCCTACGCATGCAGCGCAAGTGCTTGGCGATGATACCGAATGGCCAAATCAGTATGTTAGGGCTAAGAGGGATACGTTTAAGAAATAA
- a CDS encoding DUF58 domain-containing protein, with translation MKKIFQQYYNNLFLTDRLFAVLGCCIVLFLLKFFFAWLGDIPEIATGAVFVLFFIDIFILYRNTQGIDAKRITSKRLSNGDENPIQIEIRNSYGFGINARVIDEVPFQFQLRDKDFKLHLKPAEAKSIYYNLRPTKRGEYDFGFIRAYISSPLGLINRRYNFDGAKILPVFPSFINLGQYELMAASRYLTEFGIKKIRKVGQSSEFDQIKNYVGGDDIRTINWKATARKGGLMVNTYTDEKSQNIYCIIDKSRVMRMPFEGLSLLDYAINATVALSKVAMLKEDKAGLITISENIGAVVPADRKASQLGSIMNVLYKEKTRYLESNLEALYSAVRSVVKQRGLLVFFTNFESLSALQRQLPYLKRIAKYHLLVVVFFENTELKELSTEPAKDVEGIYHKTIAEKFIYEKKLMVKELNKHGILAILTLPKNLLLM, from the coding sequence TTGAAAAAAATCTTTCAGCAATATTATAACAATCTATTCCTAACCGATCGTTTATTCGCGGTTTTAGGCTGCTGTATTGTACTTTTTTTGTTGAAATTCTTTTTTGCCTGGCTGGGCGATATCCCTGAAATTGCCACTGGCGCCGTATTTGTTTTATTTTTTATAGATATTTTTATTCTATACCGAAATACCCAAGGGATTGATGCCAAAAGAATTACTTCGAAACGTTTGAGTAATGGCGATGAAAATCCGATACAGATCGAGATCAGGAACAGTTATGGTTTTGGGATAAATGCCAGGGTGATTGATGAAGTGCCTTTTCAGTTTCAACTCCGGGATAAAGATTTTAAACTTCACCTAAAACCTGCTGAAGCAAAATCGATCTATTACAACCTGCGTCCAACAAAACGTGGTGAATATGATTTTGGCTTTATTAGAGCGTACATCAGCTCGCCCCTGGGCTTAATTAACCGCCGTTATAATTTTGATGGTGCCAAGATCCTGCCTGTTTTTCCTTCGTTTATTAATCTCGGCCAATACGAATTGATGGCCGCTTCACGCTATCTAACAGAATTTGGGATTAAAAAAATCAGGAAAGTTGGACAAAGCAGTGAATTTGACCAGATTAAAAATTATGTTGGAGGCGACGATATCCGCACCATTAACTGGAAAGCGACGGCCAGAAAAGGTGGCTTAATGGTAAATACCTATACAGACGAGAAATCGCAGAATATTTATTGTATTATTGATAAATCGCGTGTAATGCGTATGCCTTTTGAAGGTTTGAGCCTACTCGATTACGCCATAAATGCTACGGTTGCACTTTCGAAGGTGGCCATGCTCAAAGAAGATAAAGCAGGTTTAATTACCATATCTGAAAATATCGGCGCTGTTGTACCAGCAGATCGTAAAGCTTCTCAGCTTGGCAGTATCATGAATGTGCTTTACAAAGAAAAAACAAGATACCTGGAGAGTAATCTCGAGGCATTATATTCTGCGGTACGATCAGTCGTGAAACAAAGGGGCCTTTTGGTTTTCTTTACCAATTTCGAAAGTTTGTCTGCCCTACAAAGACAGTTGCCTTACTTAAAAAGAATCGCTAAATATCACTTATTGGTTGTGGTATTTTTCGAAAATACAGAACTAAAAGAATTAAGTACAGAACCTGCAAAAGATGTAGAAGGCATTTACCATAAAACCATTGCCGAGAAATTTATCTACGAGAAAAAACTAATGGTTAAGGAACTCAACAAACATGGCATTTTAGCCATCCTTACCCTCCCCAAAAACTTACTGTTAATGTGA
- a CDS encoding DUF4350 domain-containing protein gives MKGYKLYLIIGSILILGYLIAQYNKPTPTNWAPTYATKDKIPYGTYILYNRIKDILPSASVQQSKTAVYTTLKSKKFNKAAYIIVAQKTDISKTDLEQLIKYMRTGNDVFIATYDLGKISKELKIQTSTTMSPEGSTLNFTNPELKTDANYGFERGIGSQYFSKVDTSKTTILGINADNKPNFIRYTYGKGNLYLIAEPGFYTNFNLLNKYGAEYAAKTLSYLHGNKQLIFDEYFSAQKNTTTDMLRVFFKHPELKFAYYLAIFSLIIFVLYDIKRRQRIIPIADPLTNSSLAFVNVVGSVYYHERNNLDIALKKINYFMEYLRSRYYLKTNDIDSKFAQVLMEKTGINEALAKTLTKHFIQTPTMGDLSDTQLINLNESIEQFYKNTQSNGTRTV, from the coding sequence ATGAAGGGCTACAAATTATATCTGATTATTGGTTCCATTCTAATTTTGGGTTATTTAATTGCGCAGTATAACAAGCCTACGCCAACAAACTGGGCGCCAACATATGCTACTAAAGATAAAATCCCTTACGGAACATATATTTTATACAATAGAATCAAAGATATTTTGCCATCGGCAAGTGTTCAACAGTCAAAAACTGCTGTTTACACCACTTTAAAATCTAAAAAATTCAATAAAGCCGCTTATATAATTGTTGCGCAAAAGACAGACATTAGTAAAACTGATCTTGAGCAGTTGATAAAATATATGCGCACAGGTAATGATGTATTTATTGCTACTTACGATTTAGGAAAAATAAGTAAGGAACTTAAAATACAAACTTCTACCACAATGTCTCCCGAAGGAAGCACCTTAAATTTTACCAATCCAGAATTAAAAACAGATGCAAACTACGGCTTTGAAAGAGGGATTGGCAGCCAGTATTTTAGTAAAGTTGATACCAGTAAAACTACAATACTTGGGATAAATGCCGATAACAAGCCTAATTTTATCCGCTATACTTACGGTAAGGGTAATCTTTACCTGATTGCCGAGCCAGGTTTTTACACTAATTTTAACCTGCTGAATAAATATGGTGCAGAATATGCCGCTAAAACCTTAAGTTATTTGCACGGAAATAAGCAGCTCATTTTTGATGAATATTTTTCTGCACAAAAGAACACTACTACCGATATGCTCAGGGTATTCTTTAAACATCCTGAACTGAAGTTCGCCTATTATCTGGCCATATTTAGCTTGATAATTTTTGTCTTGTACGACATTAAGCGCAGGCAAAGAATTATCCCAATCGCCGATCCACTTACCAATTCTTCATTGGCCTTTGTTAATGTGGTGGGCAGTGTTTATTACCACGAGCGGAACAACCTCGATATAGCCTTAAAAAAGATCAATTACTTTATGGAGTACTTAAGGAGCAGGTATTATCTAAAGACCAACGATATCGACAGCAAATTTGCTCAGGTACTCATGGAGAAAACAGGCATTAACGAAGCCCTGGCCAAAACCCTGACCAAACATTTTATCCAAACGCCAACAATGGGCGATTTAAGCGATACCCAATTGATTAATTTAAACGAAAGCATAGAACAGTTTTATAAAAATACGCAAAGCAATGGAACAAGAACAGTTTAA
- a CDS encoding AAA family ATPase, whose product MEQEQFNPRTDLSALNEAVNQIRNVLGNIIIGQKQVIDFLIVGLLADGHILIEGVPGVAKTLSAKLLAKSIDAQFSRVQFTPDLMPSDVLGTPIFNTKTGDFEFRKGPIFGNIILVDEINRAPAKTQSALFEVMEERQITIDGHTYIMDEPFMVLATQNPIEQEGTYRLPEAQLDRFLFKIEIKYPSLEEETAILLAQHTLVNKTLLNEVKPVLSVQQIKEARAIIRSLFVEPKLLEFIAKIVNETRNNSSLYLGASPRASLAIAHSAKAFAAIQNRDFVTPEDIIAVAGPVLAHRILLSPEKEMEGLTTTDIIHQIIKKLKCQGRLVYIYQSTIFSLPLATTVNPFKQLTD is encoded by the coding sequence ATGGAACAAGAACAGTTTAACCCACGTACCGATTTAAGTGCCTTAAATGAAGCGGTAAATCAAATCAGAAATGTACTTGGAAATATCATTATCGGCCAAAAACAGGTTATTGATTTCTTAATTGTTGGTTTGCTTGCCGACGGGCACATCTTAATTGAAGGCGTACCCGGAGTAGCCAAAACACTCAGCGCAAAACTGCTTGCAAAATCGATAGATGCGCAATTTTCGAGAGTACAGTTTACCCCCGATTTAATGCCTTCAGATGTTTTAGGAACCCCGATATTTAATACCAAAACAGGAGATTTCGAATTTAGGAAGGGTCCTATTTTTGGCAATATTATTCTTGTTGATGAGATTAACCGTGCGCCTGCAAAAACCCAATCGGCTTTGTTCGAAGTAATGGAAGAACGCCAGATAACCATTGATGGGCATACTTATATTATGGATGAGCCTTTTATGGTATTGGCCACACAGAACCCGATTGAGCAGGAAGGAACATATCGCCTCCCTGAAGCACAGCTGGATAGGTTTTTATTCAAAATAGAGATTAAATACCCTTCGCTAGAGGAGGAAACCGCAATTTTGCTGGCTCAACACACCTTAGTTAATAAAACATTATTAAACGAAGTAAAACCTGTATTGTCTGTTCAACAGATAAAAGAGGCTAGGGCAATCATCCGCAGTTTATTTGTTGAACCAAAATTATTGGAGTTTATCGCTAAAATCGTAAACGAAACCCGGAACAATTCATCACTTTATCTGGGTGCTTCGCCAAGAGCATCACTAGCGATTGCACATAGTGCAAAAGCCTTTGCTGCTATTCAAAACCGCGATTTTGTTACACCTGAAGATATTATTGCAGTTGCGGGCCCAGTATTGGCTCACCGGATATTATTATCACCAGAAAAAGAAATGGAAGGCTTAACCACAACCGATATTATACATCAGATCATTAAAAAATTGAAGTGCCAAGGTAGGCTAGTTTATATTTATCAGTCGACAATTTTCAGTTTACCGTTGGCTACTACAGTTAACCCGTTTAAACAATTAACCGATTAA
- a CDS encoding transposase: MENKNIFKQDRNSKMLLDGVYFWTDTVKDWKKIFSIDKYKLILIDTFRELVNRKKVVVYAFVIMPNHLHLVWQMIALNGKEMPQASFNKFTSHQIFQDLKLHHFDILPYFKVSDGERNFRLWQRDPLAILMDTLDKLEQKIDYIHLNPLQERWQLCERPEDYEWSSAKFYETGIDNFGFLTDYRDLL, encoded by the coding sequence ATGGAAAACAAAAATATTTTCAAACAAGACCGCAACTCAAAAATGCTTTTGGATGGAGTATATTTTTGGACAGACACGGTTAAAGATTGGAAAAAAATCTTTTCTATCGATAAGTATAAATTAATTTTAATCGATACTTTTAGGGAACTTGTAAATAGAAAAAAGGTTGTTGTTTATGCTTTTGTAATTATGCCAAATCATTTGCACTTGGTATGGCAAATGATAGCGTTAAATGGAAAAGAAATGCCTCAAGCAAGTTTTAATAAATTTACTTCCCATCAAATTTTTCAGGACTTAAAACTTCATCACTTTGATATATTACCATATTTTAAAGTATCTGATGGAGAAAGAAATTTTCGTTTATGGCAAAGAGATCCATTAGCTATTCTTATGGATACTCTGGATAAGCTTGAACAGAAAATAGACTATATCCATCTCAATCCATTACAGGAAAGATGGCAATTGTGCGAGAGGCCGGAAGATTACGAATGGTCATCAGCAAAATTTTATGAAACTGGAATAGATAATTTTGGCTTTTTAACTGATTATAGGGATCTTCTGTAG
- a CDS encoding TlpA family protein disulfide reductase → MKFIRKNIFNALLLIMLLVIVFVPDAKAFLIRGLMEIGFYSPEVEHPMASTMGLNGIQFKDLKGNVIDLGDLKGKVIFLNFWATWCPPCRAEMPSINKLYAQFKNDKDIVFIFADADGDFAKSGKFMSDRKYEMPVYKVESDIPEKVFTGALPTTVIFDKQGRLSFRHEGVANYADKKIVDFLNKLKNTK, encoded by the coding sequence ATGAAATTTATCAGGAAAAATATATTCAATGCGCTATTGCTCATCATGCTTTTGGTAATTGTTTTTGTACCTGATGCAAAAGCATTTTTAATTAGGGGATTAATGGAAATCGGTTTTTATTCGCCAGAAGTTGAACACCCAATGGCAAGCACGATGGGCCTTAATGGAATTCAGTTTAAGGATTTAAAAGGAAACGTGATTGATCTTGGCGATTTAAAAGGGAAAGTTATTTTTCTTAATTTCTGGGCAACCTGGTGTCCGCCATGTAGGGCCGAAATGCCTTCGATTAACAAGCTTTACGCACAATTTAAAAACGATAAAGATATTGTATTCATTTTTGCCGATGCTGACGGAGATTTTGCGAAATCAGGCAAATTTATGTCCGATCGTAAATATGAAATGCCGGTTTATAAAGTAGAAAGCGATATTCCTGAAAAAGTATTTACTGGCGCTTTGCCTACAACTGTTATTTTCGATAAGCAAGGTAGATTGTCTTTCAGGCATGAGGGTGTGGCTAATTATGCAGATAAAAAGATTGTCGACTTCCTTAATAAATTAAAGAATACAAAATAA
- a CDS encoding MarR family winged helix-turn-helix transcriptional regulator, whose product MEQNVIDASGLLAISTRLQRLSDQIRKDGLLIYKAFGIDFQPKWFPVLYTLYKKSTMNVVSLSDEIGYAHPSTISLLKELEKEKLIRSKKDKVDTRKRLVELTEKGTALLSTMEPVWDVIIKATAEITNTQNNLMKAIDEVEATLREKSFLERAEVYIKK is encoded by the coding sequence ATGGAACAAAATGTAATTGATGCTTCTGGCTTATTGGCCATTTCTACCCGCTTGCAAAGGCTCAGCGATCAGATCCGTAAAGATGGCCTGTTGATTTATAAAGCATTCGGAATTGATTTTCAACCCAAATGGTTCCCTGTGCTTTATACTTTATATAAAAAATCAACCATGAATGTGGTTTCGCTGTCAGATGAAATCGGTTATGCACATCCTTCTACCATCAGTTTGTTAAAAGAATTGGAAAAGGAGAAACTGATCCGGTCTAAAAAAGATAAAGTAGATACCCGTAAACGTTTGGTTGAGCTTACAGAAAAGGGCACGGCACTTCTTTCTACCATGGAGCCTGTTTGGGATGTGATTATTAAAGCAACAGCAGAAATTACGAATACTCAAAATAACTTAATGAAGGCCATAGATGAAGTTGAAGCAACCTTAAGAGAAAAAAGCTTCTTAGAAAGAGCAGAGGTTTATATTAAGAAATGA
- a CDS encoding nucleoid-associated protein, translating into MISFFEASLKQLSIHHTGNKLLEEYYKLSDAPLKIDDEILGNLLMQYFLKPFEKVNEVYRFYHPNDNLELNEVFHFAHEIFENNELFHEDSQQLAKHLYDVANHPKIKSGELYVAYFEKVQIEGEQLDVIGVFKSETKDTYLKVYPEQDGFNVSYEQEAISINKLDKGCLIFNVDQEEGYKVVVLDQSKSSNDSAVYWKDEFLKLKIRNDSYNQTNNVLGVYKNFVTQKLDDDYEISKADKIDLLNRSMKYFKEKETFDIEEFGNEVIGNAEGIESFKNYKKNYEQEFESPIADHFEIAESAVKKQARAYKSVLKLDKNFHIYIHGNKDMIEKGYDDDKSMNFYKVYFREEE; encoded by the coding sequence ATGATTTCATTTTTCGAGGCTTCACTTAAGCAACTTTCTATCCACCATACAGGCAATAAATTGCTTGAAGAGTATTATAAATTATCTGATGCACCTTTAAAAATTGATGACGAAATACTGGGAAACCTGCTGATGCAGTATTTCTTAAAGCCTTTCGAAAAGGTAAATGAAGTCTACCGTTTTTATCATCCTAATGATAATTTAGAACTGAACGAAGTATTCCATTTTGCGCATGAAATTTTCGAAAACAATGAGCTTTTTCACGAAGATTCGCAGCAACTCGCCAAACATTTATACGATGTTGCCAACCACCCAAAAATTAAATCGGGTGAATTATATGTAGCTTATTTCGAAAAAGTGCAGATAGAAGGGGAGCAGTTGGACGTAATCGGCGTTTTTAAATCCGAAACAAAAGATACTTACCTAAAAGTTTACCCTGAACAGGATGGCTTTAATGTAAGTTACGAGCAAGAAGCCATCAGCATTAATAAACTGGATAAAGGCTGCCTGATTTTTAACGTTGATCAAGAAGAAGGTTACAAAGTGGTGGTGTTGGATCAATCGAAAAGCAGCAACGATTCTGCCGTTTACTGGAAGGATGAATTCTTGAAGCTGAAAATCAGGAACGATAGTTATAACCAGACCAATAATGTGCTGGGAGTTTATAAAAATTTCGTCACGCAGAAGCTGGATGATGACTACGAAATCAGCAAAGCTGATAAAATAGATCTCTTAAACCGCTCGATGAAGTATTTCAAAGAGAAAGAAACCTTTGATATTGAAGAATTCGGTAATGAGGTAATTGGCAACGCTGAAGGGATAGAATCGTTCAAAAATTACAAGAAAAACTATGAGCAGGAGTTCGAAAGTCCGATAGCTGATCATTTTGAAATAGCCGAATCTGCTGTTAAAAAACAGGCCCGTGCCTACAAAAGCGTGTTAAAGCTGGATAAAAACTTCCACATTTATATCCATGGCAATAAAGATATGATCGAAAAAGGTTACGACGATGATAAATCGATGAACTTTTATAAGGTGTATTTTAGGGAAGAGGAGTAG
- a CDS encoding GNAT family N-acetyltransferase — protein MQNDFKIERLDNQFCEAIIGLILPIQQIEFNVDIDLAAQPDLLDIEKNYDGSGGAFWGAKLNGELIGTIALIAVPEHQSGAIRKMFVKKEFRGKDLGVAQALLKTLLAYCEGNNLNEVYLGTKDILQAACRFYERNGFKPVAMENLPVYFPRMAVDNVFYSLDLKSV, from the coding sequence ATGCAAAACGACTTTAAAATTGAACGGTTAGATAATCAATTCTGTGAAGCGATTATTGGGTTAATTCTGCCCATCCAACAAATAGAATTTAATGTAGATATAGACCTGGCAGCACAGCCAGATTTGTTGGATATCGAAAAAAACTACGATGGCTCTGGCGGTGCCTTCTGGGGTGCAAAATTAAATGGTGAATTGATTGGAACTATTGCTTTAATTGCCGTACCTGAGCATCAATCGGGGGCAATCAGAAAAATGTTTGTGAAAAAGGAATTCCGAGGGAAAGATTTGGGCGTTGCACAGGCTTTATTGAAAACACTGTTAGCCTACTGTGAGGGTAATAATCTGAATGAGGTATATTTGGGCACTAAAGACATATTGCAGGCGGCCTGCCGTTTTTATGAACGTAATGGATTTAAACCAGTTGCAATGGAAAATTTACCGGTTTACTTCCCCCGGATGGCTGTAGACAATGTTTTTTATAGCCTGGACTTAAAATCTGTTTAA
- a CDS encoding TonB-dependent receptor, with product MKKLQLIGLVILYTLLSSTVFAAALKNITGKVIDASTKQTLPGATIFIPDLKVSAVTNNDGEFTLNNLPSKGSYLVEVHYVGYKTATQVVNFASATGLAFSLQPTAIETKEIVITGSLISSTSKRNSASSAVIGKDQLLQPSTNLIDALTKIPGVSQITTGPSISKPVIRGLGYNRIVTLDDGIKQQGQQWGDEHGIEIDQFKSDRVEVLRGAASLMYGSDALGGVINLLEPSTAPEGQIKGEFITNYSTNNGLTANSLMLNGNENGFVWRARGTYKNAYSFKTPTGYFPNSGFNETDLSGMVGLNKSWGYTHLNVSNFHNNIGFYEPTLDDNGNFVKEDGSAFTNDDYKNRALEYPRQDIRHFKIALNNNFIIGNGNLKADFGYQQNQRRELDGPDPALFFDLKTYNADLKYYIHETNGWQPVFGVSVDDAHSQNKGTEFLIPAYDTFGLGAFAYAKKNWENSTFSIGARYDFRKNNGKQLFDDGEELFAPFKNKFSNVSGALGFTHQFNDELNFKANAGSAFRAPNPAELGSNGVHEGTFRYEIGNSGLSPERSYQVDAALEYEGKIVSASASIYNNYIHNYIYASNNGEQRVADGTLYDVYRYGQVNANLYGAEASLTIHPVPFIHFENTFGYVHAQNNTLNRPLSFIPAGTLRNELRFEPKLKGTNDAYLSVGINSAFKQTRVDDVFETPTSGYTLLNAGIGATFNLGKQPIKLSVSANNLLDQKYYDALSRFKPGRFDQENPNLGVYNTGRNITFGLYVPFTLVK from the coding sequence ATGAAAAAATTACAGCTTATTGGCTTAGTAATTCTATATACATTATTAAGCAGCACCGTTTTTGCTGCCGCTTTAAAGAATATAACAGGTAAGGTTATTGATGCAAGCACTAAACAAACGTTGCCAGGTGCAACCATTTTTATTCCTGATTTAAAAGTTTCGGCAGTAACCAACAATGACGGAGAATTTACGTTGAATAACCTTCCTTCAAAAGGAAGTTATCTGGTTGAGGTACATTATGTAGGCTATAAAACAGCTACACAGGTGGTAAACTTTGCCAGCGCAACTGGATTAGCGTTTTCTTTACAACCTACTGCAATAGAAACAAAGGAGATTGTAATTACCGGAAGTTTGATCAGCAGTACCAGCAAAAGAAATAGTGCTTCTTCTGCCGTAATTGGCAAAGATCAGCTTTTACAGCCTTCAACCAATTTAATTGATGCGTTAACTAAAATACCCGGTGTATCACAAATTACTACGGGCCCATCTATTTCCAAGCCTGTAATCAGAGGCTTGGGCTATAACAGAATTGTAACTTTAGATGATGGTATAAAACAACAAGGACAGCAATGGGGCGATGAGCACGGTATTGAAATTGATCAGTTTAAATCAGACCGCGTTGAAGTTTTACGTGGCGCAGCATCGTTAATGTACGGTTCTGATGCACTAGGTGGCGTAATTAACCTATTAGAGCCAAGTACCGCACCCGAAGGGCAGATTAAAGGTGAATTTATTACCAATTACTCTACCAATAATGGCCTTACTGCTAACTCGTTAATGTTAAATGGTAACGAAAACGGATTTGTTTGGAGAGCCCGTGGAACGTATAAAAATGCTTACTCTTTTAAAACACCAACAGGTTACTTCCCTAATTCGGGCTTTAACGAAACCGATTTAAGTGGTATGGTAGGTTTAAATAAAAGCTGGGGTTATACCCACTTAAATGTTTCGAACTTTCATAACAATATTGGCTTTTATGAGCCAACTTTAGACGACAATGGAAATTTTGTGAAAGAAGACGGTAGTGCTTTTACCAACGATGATTATAAAAACCGTGCGTTAGAATACCCTCGCCAAGATATCCGACACTTTAAAATCGCCTTAAATAACAATTTCATTATTGGTAACGGTAATTTGAAAGCTGATTTTGGTTATCAACAAAACCAACGTCGTGAATTAGATGGACCAGATCCTGCCCTATTCTTCGACCTTAAAACTTACAACGCAGACCTGAAATACTATATCCACGAAACTAATGGATGGCAGCCCGTTTTTGGTGTAAGTGTAGATGATGCACATAGCCAAAATAAAGGAACAGAATTTTTAATTCCAGCTTATGATACTTTTGGTTTAGGTGCTTTTGCTTATGCGAAGAAAAATTGGGAAAATAGCACCTTTAGTATTGGTGCCCGTTACGATTTTAGAAAAAACAACGGAAAACAATTGTTTGATGATGGAGAAGAGCTTTTTGCACCTTTCAAAAATAAGTTTTCCAATGTAAGTGGCGCATTGGGTTTTACCCATCAGTTTAATGATGAGCTGAATTTTAAAGCCAATGCAGGTTCTGCATTCCGTGCGCCAAACCCTGCAGAGCTAGGCTCGAACGGTGTACATGAAGGTACATTTAGATACGAAATCGGTAACTCAGGTTTAAGTCCTGAGCGCAGTTACCAGGTTGATGCTGCTTTGGAATACGAAGGAAAAATTGTAAGTGCAAGTGCAAGTATTTACAACAATTACATCCACAATTATATTTATGCCTCCAACAATGGCGAACAAAGAGTAGCTGACGGTACACTTTATGATGTTTACCGTTACGGACAGGTAAACGCGAATCTTTACGGTGCTGAAGCAAGTTTAACCATCCACCCTGTTCCGTTTATCCACTTCGAAAATACATTTGGATACGTTCATGCACAGAACAATACGTTAAACAGACCGCTTTCATTTATTCCTGCCGGAACATTGAGAAATGAATTACGTTTCGAACCTAAACTTAAAGGCACAAATGATGCATATCTTTCTGTGGGTATCAACTCGGCATTTAAACAAACCCGTGTGGATGATGTTTTTGAAACGCCAACCAGTGGTTATACGCTATTAAACGCAGGCATCGGTGCTACATTTAATTTAGGCAAACAGCCAATCAAACTATCTGTTTCGGCCAATAACCTGTTAGATCAGAAATATTACGATGCTTTAAGCAGATTTAAACCAGGCCGTTTTGATCAGGAGAATCCTAATTTAGGTGTTTATAATACCGGCAGAAATATCACTTTCGGATTGTATGTTCCTTTTACACTGGTAAAATAA